The following are encoded in a window of Bradyrhizobium guangdongense genomic DNA:
- the panC gene encoding pantoate--beta-alanine ligase: MSPSPLITRTVPALRRAVDDLRKRKATIALVPTMGALHDGHVSLVRLAKRRASRVVVSIFVNPTQFAPSEDFGAYPRTWKSDIAKLAAEDVDIVWHPRVEAMYPEGFATRIVPEGPALAGLEDRFRPHFFGGVATVVGKLFTQCRPDVAIFGEKDFQQLRVVTQMARDLDLGVKVIGSRTVRERDGLAMSSRNVYLSAEERQTATTLYRAMKDSARRIQAGEAIAGAMARGAEIIKAAGFALDYFEARHAATLAPVTSREDGPLRILVAAKLGGTRLIDNIAV; this comes from the coding sequence ATGTCACCAAGCCCCTTGATCACCCGCACGGTGCCTGCCTTGCGACGCGCCGTCGACGATCTTCGCAAACGAAAGGCCACGATCGCGCTGGTTCCGACCATGGGGGCGCTCCATGACGGCCATGTGTCGCTGGTGCGCCTCGCCAAGCGGCGCGCGAGTCGCGTCGTGGTCTCGATCTTCGTCAACCCGACCCAGTTCGCACCGTCAGAGGATTTCGGCGCCTATCCCCGGACCTGGAAGTCCGACATCGCCAAGCTCGCGGCAGAGGACGTCGACATCGTCTGGCATCCCCGCGTCGAAGCGATGTATCCGGAAGGCTTCGCGACGCGGATCGTCCCGGAAGGGCCGGCCCTGGCCGGCCTCGAGGACCGCTTCCGGCCGCACTTCTTCGGCGGTGTCGCAACCGTCGTGGGCAAGCTGTTCACGCAATGCCGGCCCGATGTCGCGATCTTCGGCGAGAAGGACTTCCAGCAGCTTCGCGTGGTGACGCAGATGGCGCGCGATCTCGATCTCGGCGTCAAGGTGATCGGCTCCCGCACCGTGCGCGAGCGCGACGGGCTCGCGATGTCCTCGCGGAACGTCTACCTCTCGGCCGAGGAGCGCCAGACAGCCACCACCCTCTACCGCGCCATGAAGGACAGCGCTCGCCGGATCCAGGCCGGCGAAGCCATCGCAGGCGCGATGGCGCGCGGCGCCGAGATCATCAAGGCGGCCGGCTTTGCGCTCGACTATTTCGAGGCGCGCCATGCCGCGACGCTGGCGCCGGTCACCTCGCGCGAGGACGGCCCGCTGCGAATCCTGGTTGCGGCCAAGCTCGGCGGCACACGGCTGATCGACAATATCGCGGTTTAG
- a CDS encoding alpha/beta fold hydrolase, whose protein sequence is MKRGIAVLVSVGALCGVAYFTASKWAIKHETITFYDASRDNRPVPVDIAVRRDKEMQANAGMITLPVAVINHGNTVKNTEYGFLANVFAARGYLVVSPQHDLPTDPPMVTKPGELYVGRLPQILRGVANIHLAMQEMRKVQPNADYSRVTMVGHSMGGDITMYFAKQYPDEVKKVVTLDNLRVPFVTAGKFKILSFRSHDPQFKTDPGVIPTDEECEKAGIQVVKTDFQHNDMRDTGPDDAKNSIQGMLDKFLSDTDSAIAPVDTTSAPPKILEPGPVALMAPAKS, encoded by the coding sequence ATGAAGCGTGGAATTGCCGTTCTGGTTTCTGTCGGAGCCCTCTGCGGTGTCGCTTATTTCACGGCGAGCAAGTGGGCCATCAAGCACGAGACCATCACCTTCTACGACGCTTCACGCGATAATCGTCCCGTGCCTGTCGACATCGCGGTTCGTCGCGACAAGGAAATGCAGGCCAATGCCGGCATGATTACCCTGCCGGTCGCCGTTATCAACCACGGCAATACCGTCAAGAACACCGAGTACGGCTTCCTGGCCAACGTCTTTGCAGCGCGGGGCTATCTCGTGGTCAGCCCGCAGCACGATCTGCCCACCGATCCGCCCATGGTGACCAAGCCCGGGGAGCTTTATGTCGGCCGCCTGCCGCAGATCCTGCGCGGTGTCGCCAACATTCATCTTGCAATGCAGGAAATGAGGAAGGTTCAGCCCAACGCGGATTACAGCCGGGTGACGATGGTCGGCCACTCAATGGGCGGCGACATCACGATGTATTTCGCCAAGCAGTATCCGGACGAGGTCAAGAAAGTCGTGACGCTGGATAATCTCCGCGTGCCGTTCGTGACCGCCGGCAAGTTCAAGATCCTGTCGTTCCGTTCTCATGATCCGCAGTTCAAGACCGATCCGGGCGTGATCCCCACCGACGAGGAATGCGAGAAGGCCGGTATTCAGGTCGTGAAGACGGACTTCCAGCACAACGACATGCGCGACACCGGTCCGGACGACGCCAAGAATTCGATCCAGGGCATGCTCGATAAATTCCTCAGCGACACCGACAGCGCCATCGCGCCGGTCGACACCACTTCGGCTCCGCCCAAAATCCTGGAGCCCGGTCCAGTCGCCCTGATGGCGCCCGCGAAAAGTTGA
- a CDS encoding DUF1489 family protein — MPLHLIKLAVGCDSVKELKGWIAERMQTAKKKGLPQHHVHVTRMVPKRDAEILAGGSLYWVIKGEIAAREKIIGIEPFRDKDGIGRCRIVMQPKVISVSPRPMRPFQGWRYLTDDSVPPDLGRSAAGTIAAMPEPMRRELRDLGLL, encoded by the coding sequence ATGCCACTCCATCTGATCAAGCTCGCCGTCGGCTGCGACTCCGTCAAGGAATTGAAGGGGTGGATCGCCGAACGGATGCAGACGGCCAAGAAAAAAGGCCTGCCGCAACACCACGTCCACGTCACCCGTATGGTGCCCAAGCGCGACGCCGAGATTCTGGCGGGCGGATCGCTCTATTGGGTCATCAAGGGTGAGATCGCCGCGCGCGAAAAGATCATTGGCATCGAGCCGTTCCGCGACAAGGACGGCATCGGTCGCTGCCGCATCGTGATGCAGCCGAAGGTCATCTCGGTGTCGCCGCGGCCGATGCGCCCGTTCCAGGGCTGGCGCTATCTCACCGACGATTCCGTGCCGCCCGATCTCGGCAGGTCGGCGGCAGGCACCATCGCGGCGATGCCGGAGCCGATGCGGCGCGAGCTGCGCGATCTCGGGCTGCTCTAA
- a CDS encoding DnaJ domain-containing protein, with product MTLIAGVVAVITLYLLLQMFRAANPAVLARAIKLGGGVVALAVAAFTGLRGELAVAIPLGIFGAGLLGWTPLANAGFGNLGGLFGGGATRPSGQSSRVRSQFLDMRLDHDSGQLSGQIVAGPHAGRNLDEFDLAGLLAMVPAFDAESVALLESYLDRRFPAWRQNAQGDAAGGQRRTAASGKMTTEEAYQILGLQPGAGRDDISRAHKSLMKKLHPDQGGSTYLAARVNEAKDTLLRTHNG from the coding sequence ATGACTCTGATCGCCGGCGTCGTCGCCGTTATCACACTCTATCTGTTGCTCCAGATGTTCCGCGCCGCCAACCCGGCGGTGCTGGCGCGCGCTATCAAGCTCGGCGGAGGTGTGGTCGCACTCGCAGTGGCCGCCTTCACCGGGTTGAGGGGTGAGTTGGCGGTCGCGATTCCGCTCGGGATATTCGGTGCCGGACTGCTCGGCTGGACGCCGCTGGCCAATGCGGGGTTCGGCAATTTGGGCGGTCTATTCGGCGGTGGCGCAACACGCCCATCCGGACAGAGCTCGCGCGTGCGCTCGCAGTTTCTGGACATGCGGCTTGATCACGACTCCGGCCAGCTCTCGGGCCAGATCGTCGCCGGGCCCCACGCGGGGCGCAATCTCGACGAGTTCGATCTTGCAGGCCTGCTGGCGATGGTCCCGGCATTCGACGCCGAGAGCGTGGCCTTACTTGAAAGCTATCTGGACCGCCGGTTTCCCGCTTGGCGTCAGAACGCGCAGGGCGATGCGGCAGGGGGGCAGCGCCGCACGGCGGCGAGCGGCAAAATGACGACGGAGGAAGCCTATCAGATCCTTGGCTTGCAGCCGGGAGCGGGGCGCGACGACATCAGCCGGGCGCACAAGTCCCTCATGAAGAAACTGCATCCCGACCAAGGGGGGTCGACGTACCTCGCTGCCCGTGTAAACGAGGCCAAGGATACTCTGCTTCGTACGCATAACGGCTAA
- a CDS encoding VWA domain-containing protein yields the protein MPGDPIKPRDHDAVSARTESDATLPQAKTSSSADVAAFVAKARALSPHAPGAKGRLIFALDATMSRQPTWDMACALQADMFREAAALGSLDIRLVYYRGYNECRATGWISDSGKLAALMSKIDCRGGDTQIGRVLTDARREAVESGVRAVVFVGDAMEEKVDALCAKAGELGMLKVPVFLFQEGHDVRAEQTFREIARLTGGAWCRFDPGAAAQLRDLLRAAAAYAAGGREALLRLAKTASGAAQLIGQMK from the coding sequence ATGCCCGGCGATCCCATCAAACCGCGCGATCATGATGCTGTGTCGGCGAGGACCGAAAGCGACGCCACGTTGCCGCAGGCAAAGACGTCGAGTTCGGCGGACGTCGCGGCCTTCGTCGCCAAGGCGCGTGCGCTGTCGCCGCATGCACCCGGCGCGAAGGGCCGCTTGATCTTTGCGCTGGATGCGACGATGAGCCGGCAACCGACCTGGGACATGGCCTGTGCGCTTCAGGCCGACATGTTTCGCGAGGCTGCGGCGCTCGGAAGTCTCGATATCAGGCTTGTCTACTACCGCGGCTACAACGAATGCCGTGCCACCGGGTGGATTTCCGACAGTGGCAAGCTCGCGGCGCTGATGAGCAAGATCGATTGCCGTGGCGGCGACACCCAGATCGGCAGGGTGCTGACCGACGCGCGGCGCGAGGCGGTCGAATCGGGCGTGCGTGCCGTGGTCTTCGTTGGCGACGCCATGGAGGAGAAGGTCGACGCGCTCTGTGCCAAGGCCGGCGAGCTCGGCATGTTGAAAGTGCCGGTGTTCCTGTTCCAGGAGGGCCATGATGTGCGCGCCGAGCAGACGTTTCGGGAGATCGCGCGTCTGACCGGGGGCGCCTGGTGCCGGTTCGATCCAGGCGCGGCGGCGCAACTGCGCGATCTGTTGCGGGCCGCCGCAGCCTATGCTGCCGGGGGCCGTGAGGCGCTGCTGAGGCTGGCGAAGACGGCAAGCGGTGCGGCGCAGCTGATTGGACAGATGAAGTAG
- a CDS encoding division plane positioning ATPase MipZ: protein MLVQASQSQSGSAHVVVLGNEKGGSGKSTTALHIAVALLKAGQRVATIDLDCRQQSFTRYINNRSAWARRTKLDLELPAHRCIKLGETMQIAENENSEFQQFMEAVSAVESSFDFIVIDTPGTDSYLMRLAHSMADTLVTPINDSFLDFDVLGTVDPANYAVTGESHYAEMVRDVRRKRRQLDGSTTDWIVVRNRLSMLGSRNKQLAAEGLKDLSLRLGFRYVDGFAERVVYREFFPRGLTALDEIDEATLGMRPNLGHLTAREEVTSLLRQLKLPLDERGRRRAANRAEWFNQVDKPLEVHDILGA, encoded by the coding sequence ATGCTTGTGCAGGCCAGCCAAAGCCAATCCGGCTCGGCGCACGTCGTCGTACTCGGCAATGAGAAGGGCGGCTCCGGCAAATCCACCACCGCTCTGCATATCGCGGTTGCGCTCCTGAAGGCCGGCCAGCGCGTCGCCACCATCGATCTCGACTGCCGCCAGCAAAGCTTCACCCGCTATATCAACAACCGATCCGCCTGGGCCCGCCGCACCAAGCTCGACCTCGAATTACCGGCGCATCGCTGCATCAAGCTCGGCGAGACCATGCAGATCGCCGAAAATGAGAATTCCGAGTTCCAGCAATTCATGGAGGCGGTCTCGGCGGTCGAGAGCAGCTTCGACTTCATCGTGATCGATACCCCGGGCACCGACAGCTACCTGATGCGGCTCGCCCATTCGATGGCCGACACACTGGTCACGCCGATCAACGATAGCTTCCTCGATTTCGACGTGCTCGGCACCGTCGATCCCGCCAACTATGCCGTGACGGGTGAGAGCCATTACGCGGAGATGGTGCGCGACGTCAGGCGGAAGCGCCGCCAGCTCGACGGCTCGACCACCGATTGGATCGTCGTCCGCAACCGCCTGTCGATGCTCGGCTCCCGCAACAAGCAGCTCGCCGCCGAGGGGTTGAAGGATCTGTCGCTCCGGCTCGGCTTCCGCTACGTCGACGGCTTCGCCGAACGCGTCGTCTATCGCGAGTTCTTCCCGCGGGGCCTGACGGCGCTGGACGAGATCGACGAGGCGACGCTCGGGATGCGGCCCAATCTCGGCCATCTCACTGCACGCGAAGAGGTCACGAGCCTGCTTCGCCAGCTGAAGCTGCCGCTCGATGAACGCGGACGGCGCCGTGCGGCAAATCGCGCCGAATGGTTCAACCAGGTGGATAAGCCTCTCGAGGTCCACGACATCCTCGGCGCATAG